The DNA sequence ACCGGCGCTGGCCCAGGGCACGGGCCTTGTCGAGCACGGCCTCGGTCAGGGCCTCGACATCGACGGAGGACGGCGTGACCGTGTCCGAGGCGCGGGCCAGTTCCAGAAGGTCGCCGACGAGGGTGCCCATCCGGTCGATCTCATCGATGACGAGTGCCCGCGTTTCGACGACGTCGTCGCGGTCGGAGGGGTCAAGGAGTTCCATGTGGCCGCGCACGACCGTGATCGGCGTGCGCAGCTCGTGACTGACGTCGTCGAGGAGCTCTCGCCTGGCCATGACCGCCGTCTCCACGCGGTCGAGCATCCTGTTGACAGCCCCCGCCAGGCCCGATAGGTCATCGTTGCCGCGCACGGGAACGCGCGTCCTCAGGTCGGCCTCGCCAATGGAGTCGGTGGCCCGTCGCAGCTCGCCGATGGGGCGCAGCAGGCGCGTCACCGCAAACCATGCGAAGGGAACGACGAGGGCGAGGGTACCAACCGCCGCGAGGACATACAGGACCATCGCGGAGCTGCTCGATTCGCTGTATTCCCGTATGTCGATAGCGTGGACGAGCGCCGCGCTGCTGGAGGTTCCCGCGATTGGAACGACGATGAGGCGATACGTCGTCCTTGTGGTCGTATAAGTCTGAATGATCGTGGTCGTCCCCGTGGTCAGGGGTGCCACGTGAGCCATGAGCTCGGCGTCATCCTCGAGGTGGAGGCGCGGCTCCTGGGTCGGCAACCAGTAGAGCACGCCATCGACGAATC is a window from the Schaalia odontolytica genome containing:
- a CDS encoding sensor histidine kinase, producing the protein MSSKPVRTGVAISIRTRIIAAVILVAGAALTVSGVLVFILQQRALDARAVDSLRQSKVALQHLIEGGTNPETGGALTDPSEIVRLHLARTFSGAHAGEVGFVDGVLYWLPTQEPRLHLEDDAELMAHVAPLTTGTTTIIQTYTTTRTTYRLIVVPIAGTSSSAALVHAIDIREYSESSSSAMVLYVLAAVGTLALVVPFAWFAVTRLLRPIGELRRATDSIGEADLRTRVPVRGNDDLSGLAGAVNRMLDRVETAVMARRELLDDVSHELRTPITVVRGHMELLDPSDRDDVVETRALVIDEIDRMGTLVGDLLELARASDTVTPSSVDVEALTEAVLDKARALGQRRWNLEASASLTCCLDPVRITQAWLQLAQNAVQYSAAGTDVGIGSASDSQWVRLWVRDKGVGIAPGDIERIRGRFVRGSSGTEHVAGSGLGLSIVESIARAHGGHLDIESTPGEGSTFTLVIPLRPCGASGETP